TAGCAAAAGAACTTGGCATACTTACTGTGGGAATTGTTACAAAACCATTTTCTTTTGAAGGTAGAAAAAGACAAATACAAGCTGAACAAGGCGTGGAACTATTAAAAGAGAAGGTCGACACATTGGTTACTATACCTAATGACAGACTTTTACAAATTGCTGAGAAGAGAACTACTATGGTTGAAGCTTTCGAGATGGCCGATGAAGTTCTTATGCATGGTATCCAAGGTATATCTGACTTAATAGCAGTACCGAATCTAATCAACCTTGACTTCGCAGATGTTAAGTCTATAATGTACAATCAAGGAATTGCACATATGGGAATAGGAACTGCAAGTGGAGAAAATAGGGCTGTTGAAGCTGCTAAGACTGCTATAAAGAGTCCGCTTCTTGAAACTTCAATTGACGGAGCAAAATCTGTACTAATAAATGTTACAGGCTCAGAGCTTGGTATTTTTGAAATCAACGAAGCAGCAGATCTTATTCGAGAATCAGTAGACAAAGATGCTAATATAATCTTTGGTGCAGGAATCGATGAATCATTGAAAGACGATATTAAGATAACAGTTATTGCTACGGGATTTGATCCTGAGAAACCTGTGGTAAATACTACAAAAGAAGCTAAAAAAGAAGCAGAAAGTGATAATGATATAGATATTCCAACATTTTTAAAAAGACGAGAATTTTAGGTGAATTAAATGAAATGTCCATATTGCAATAATCCGGACACTAAAGTAGTAGATTCAAGACCTACAGACGACAATGTTTCAATTAGAAGAAGAAGATCTTGTTTAAAATGCAATAAGAGGTTTACAACCTATGAAAGGTATGAAGAAGTACCTCTTATTGTAATAAAGAAAGATGATACGAGAGAGCCGTTTGATAGGAATAAGATTTTCAATGGAATGTTAAGGTCTTGTGAAAAAAGGCCGGTCAGTGTAGACAGTATTGATACTGCTACAGATGAAATAGAGAGAGATTTAAATAATTTAAATCAGAGAGAAGTAAGTTCTACTGTTATTGGCGAGATGGTAATGGATAAGTTAAAAGAGCTGGACAAGGTAGCTTATGTAAGATTTGCTTCTGTTTATAGAGAGTTTCAAGATGTAAGCGGTTTTTACGATGAATTAGAAAACTTGAAAGAATGACGGATAAATGCTATGCTAAAGATATTTGGCATAGCTTGTTTTGGTGGTGATTTAATGGATCTATTCAGTTTGAATAAAGAAAAAAATTTAAATAAACGTGCCCCTCTAGCTGATAGAATGAGACCGACC
The sequence above is a segment of the Peptoniphilaceae bacterium AMB_02 genome. Coding sequences within it:
- the nrdR gene encoding transcriptional regulator NrdR, translated to MKCPYCNNPDTKVVDSRPTDDNVSIRRRRSCLKCNKRFTTYERYEEVPLIVIKKDDTREPFDRNKIFNGMLRSCEKRPVSVDSIDTATDEIERDLNNLNQREVSSTVIGEMVMDKLKELDKVAYVRFASVYREFQDVSGFYDELENLKE
- the ftsZ gene encoding cell division protein FtsZ, which encodes MTMFDMEVYSNDLAKIKVIGVGGGGNNALQRMISSGLKGVEFVVVNTDKQVLDSSNADVRLQIGTKLTRGLGAGGDPSVGAKAAEESKNEIADVLNGSDMVFITAGMGGGTGTGAAPVVAEVAKELGILTVGIVTKPFSFEGRKRQIQAEQGVELLKEKVDTLVTIPNDRLLQIAEKRTTMVEAFEMADEVLMHGIQGISDLIAVPNLINLDFADVKSIMYNQGIAHMGIGTASGENRAVEAAKTAIKSPLLETSIDGAKSVLINVTGSELGIFEINEAADLIRESVDKDANIIFGAGIDESLKDDIKITVIATGFDPEKPVVNTTKEAKKEAESDNDIDIPTFLKRREF